In a genomic window of Xenopus laevis strain J_2021 chromosome 5S, Xenopus_laevis_v10.1, whole genome shotgun sequence:
- the LOC121394277 gene encoding probable G-protein coupled receptor 160 isoform X2, which yields MLQLWNRHYVLVNLRIRQHVTSWEELLEKEKRLKCRFLLVAYKMQEISLPSTQSMPDPDALEGPVFLKPDMDIQLHEPSCILILILTGKIIINIHYLQDFAVCSMRFTNYHICLFTQIISHAYGILHYPVLLTAGLDYYNTVVKSIHLPRLCLGFLHVILTLLLWTAALSFALYSSVPPPISGPGLSSYQCTFYVSSQTYYLSVAVLCAIVFILGICCFEVVALIKSMKLISFTNKTVLFSCGDEWPVQGTICLYTALVFSFLGTWAPFVLRKIILLILCAPIPGYMDMNVAWLYFMNSFLVGLAYVLKYPHIDPTRETFSIDPFISWKYCILPFIDIHYKAEDYLNEQLHPVMIV from the exons ATGTTGCAGCTTTGGAACCGTCATTATGTTCTAGTGAACTTGAGAATCCGTCAGCATGTGACGTCCTGGGAAGAGCTACTG GAGAAAGAAAAGAGGTTGAAATGTCGGTTCCTCCTTGTGGCCTACAAGATGCAAGAAATTAGTCTGCCTTCTACCCAGAGCATGCCAGACCCGGATGCATTAGAGGGGCCTGTGTTCCTGAAGCCCGACATGGACATACAACTGCACGAGCCCAGCTGTATACTGATACTGATCTTAACTGgcaaaatcataataaatatcCATTATTTACAGGATTTTGCTGTTTGTAGCATGAGGTTCACTAACTATCACATCTGCCTGTTTACTCAGATCATATCCCATGCGTATGGCATTCTACACTATCCAGTGCTGTTAACAGCAGGGCTAGATTATTACAATACTGTTGTTAAATCCATTCATCTCCCCAGGCTTTGTCTCGGCTTCCTGCATGTTATACTTACCCTGCTCCTATGGACGGCAGCACTATCCTTTGCCCTCTATTCTTCTGTTCCTCCTCCAATCTCAGGCCCTGGACTGTCCTCATACCAGTGCACTTTCTACGTCAGCAGCCAGACTTATTATTTATCAGTCGCAGTGCTGTGTGCCATTGTTTTTATTCTGGGAATATGTTGCTTTGAAGTGGTGGCTTTAATAAAATCCATGAAGCTCATCTCCTTCACCAACAAGACTGTCCTGTTTTCCTGTGGAGATGAGTGGCCTGTCCAAGGAACCATATGTCTCTATACTGCTCTTGTGTTCTCGTTTCTGGGCACTTGGGCTCCATTTGTCCTCCGTAAAATTATTCTCCTCATTTTGTGTGCACCAATCCCAGGCTACATGGACATGAACGTGGCTTGGCTTTATTTTATGAACAGTTTCCTTGTGGGATTGGCCTATGTCCTTAAGTATCCTCACATTGACCCGACCAGAGAGACCTTTTCCATAGACCCTTTCATCAGCTGGAAATATTGCATTCTGCCTTTTATTGACATTCACTACAAAGCAGAAGATTATTTGAATGAGCAGTTACATCCAGTTATGATTGTTTGA
- the LOC121394277 gene encoding probable G-protein coupled receptor 160 isoform X1: MSNLTSCSPGLESGLGSLQTCVLFLLDEKEKRLKCRFLLVAYKMQEISLPSTQSMPDPDALEGPVFLKPDMDIQLHEPSCILILILTGKIIINIHYLQDFAVCSMRFTNYHICLFTQIISHAYGILHYPVLLTAGLDYYNTVVKSIHLPRLCLGFLHVILTLLLWTAALSFALYSSVPPPISGPGLSSYQCTFYVSSQTYYLSVAVLCAIVFILGICCFEVVALIKSMKLISFTNKTVLFSCGDEWPVQGTICLYTALVFSFLGTWAPFVLRKIILLILCAPIPGYMDMNVAWLYFMNSFLVGLAYVLKYPHIDPTRETFSIDPFISWKYCILPFIDIHYKAEDYLNEQLHPVMIV; encoded by the exons ATGTCGAACCTGACCAGTtgctctcccggtctagaatctggacttggcagtcttcaaacgtgtgtcctttttcttttagat GAGAAAGAAAAGAGGTTGAAATGTCGGTTCCTCCTTGTGGCCTACAAGATGCAAGAAATTAGTCTGCCTTCTACCCAGAGCATGCCAGACCCGGATGCATTAGAGGGGCCTGTGTTCCTGAAGCCCGACATGGACATACAACTGCACGAGCCCAGCTGTATACTGATACTGATCTTAACTGgcaaaatcataataaatatcCATTATTTACAGGATTTTGCTGTTTGTAGCATGAGGTTCACTAACTATCACATCTGCCTGTTTACTCAGATCATATCCCATGCGTATGGCATTCTACACTATCCAGTGCTGTTAACAGCAGGGCTAGATTATTACAATACTGTTGTTAAATCCATTCATCTCCCCAGGCTTTGTCTCGGCTTCCTGCATGTTATACTTACCCTGCTCCTATGGACGGCAGCACTATCCTTTGCCCTCTATTCTTCTGTTCCTCCTCCAATCTCAGGCCCTGGACTGTCCTCATACCAGTGCACTTTCTACGTCAGCAGCCAGACTTATTATTTATCAGTCGCAGTGCTGTGTGCCATTGTTTTTATTCTGGGAATATGTTGCTTTGAAGTGGTGGCTTTAATAAAATCCATGAAGCTCATCTCCTTCACCAACAAGACTGTCCTGTTTTCCTGTGGAGATGAGTGGCCTGTCCAAGGAACCATATGTCTCTATACTGCTCTTGTGTTCTCGTTTCTGGGCACTTGGGCTCCATTTGTCCTCCGTAAAATTATTCTCCTCATTTTGTGTGCACCAATCCCAGGCTACATGGACATGAACGTGGCTTGGCTTTATTTTATGAACAGTTTCCTTGTGGGATTGGCCTATGTCCTTAAGTATCCTCACATTGACCCGACCAGAGAGACCTTTTCCATAGACCCTTTCATCAGCTGGAAATATTGCATTCTGCCTTTTATTGACATTCACTACAAAGCAGAAGATTATTTGAATGAGCAGTTACATCCAGTTATGATTGTTTGA
- the LOC121394277 gene encoding probable G-protein coupled receptor 160 isoform X3, translating into MQEISLPSTQSMPDPDALEGPVFLKPDMDIQLHEPSCILILILTGKIIINIHYLQDFAVCSMRFTNYHICLFTQIISHAYGILHYPVLLTAGLDYYNTVVKSIHLPRLCLGFLHVILTLLLWTAALSFALYSSVPPPISGPGLSSYQCTFYVSSQTYYLSVAVLCAIVFILGICCFEVVALIKSMKLISFTNKTVLFSCGDEWPVQGTICLYTALVFSFLGTWAPFVLRKIILLILCAPIPGYMDMNVAWLYFMNSFLVGLAYVLKYPHIDPTRETFSIDPFISWKYCILPFIDIHYKAEDYLNEQLHPVMIV; encoded by the coding sequence ATGCAAGAAATTAGTCTGCCTTCTACCCAGAGCATGCCAGACCCGGATGCATTAGAGGGGCCTGTGTTCCTGAAGCCCGACATGGACATACAACTGCACGAGCCCAGCTGTATACTGATACTGATCTTAACTGgcaaaatcataataaatatcCATTATTTACAGGATTTTGCTGTTTGTAGCATGAGGTTCACTAACTATCACATCTGCCTGTTTACTCAGATCATATCCCATGCGTATGGCATTCTACACTATCCAGTGCTGTTAACAGCAGGGCTAGATTATTACAATACTGTTGTTAAATCCATTCATCTCCCCAGGCTTTGTCTCGGCTTCCTGCATGTTATACTTACCCTGCTCCTATGGACGGCAGCACTATCCTTTGCCCTCTATTCTTCTGTTCCTCCTCCAATCTCAGGCCCTGGACTGTCCTCATACCAGTGCACTTTCTACGTCAGCAGCCAGACTTATTATTTATCAGTCGCAGTGCTGTGTGCCATTGTTTTTATTCTGGGAATATGTTGCTTTGAAGTGGTGGCTTTAATAAAATCCATGAAGCTCATCTCCTTCACCAACAAGACTGTCCTGTTTTCCTGTGGAGATGAGTGGCCTGTCCAAGGAACCATATGTCTCTATACTGCTCTTGTGTTCTCGTTTCTGGGCACTTGGGCTCCATTTGTCCTCCGTAAAATTATTCTCCTCATTTTGTGTGCACCAATCCCAGGCTACATGGACATGAACGTGGCTTGGCTTTATTTTATGAACAGTTTCCTTGTGGGATTGGCCTATGTCCTTAAGTATCCTCACATTGACCCGACCAGAGAGACCTTTTCCATAGACCCTTTCATCAGCTGGAAATATTGCATTCTGCCTTTTATTGACATTCACTACAAAGCAGAAGATTATTTGAATGAGCAGTTACATCCAGTTATGATTGTTTGA